TCGTCATCAAGGGTATAATGATGCAATACGCCAGACATGGCAGAAGATTCAAACATGGATATATTCAAACCATCTAGAAGAGTATGAACAGATCAGTCTGTTTCACGATAATCCTTCAATTACCTCTTTGGAAGACTGTCAATACGTAGCATGTGTAGTAGATAAAGAGGGGAAAAAACTGCAAGATAACCGACTACCTAAGTTTACAATTGCAAGCGGTGTATATGCAAAATTTACTCTAGAGGGTGCTTGCGGGGATCTGTTACGCTTTATTCAGTGGTTATACCATGAATGGCTTCCTAAAAATGAATACGAAACAACAACAAAACCACCATATGCAGTTTATAGACAAAACAAATATCTGACACAAGATGGAAACTTTGATCTCGACTTTTACATATCTATAAAATATTAGATTAAACTTCAAAGGGTAATATTTCGTATCTATATAATATAGTAAGCGAGATAAATATGAAAACATATTATTATGTACATACAGGGCATAGAATAGGTCTGGATAGATTTCGTAGAGCCGTAACGGTACTAGGATCTTTAAATGCAGACATTACCCTTTTATGCAGTGACTTTAGAATAGCACAAGAAGCAAGAAATTTTGGAATTGATAAAGCAGTGGGTATCGATGTTGTAAGAAACATTGCCAATATTGCTCACAAGGGTGATCAGCTGATTTTAGACTCTGCTGAAGTCAATCCTATTATGCTTGAAGATATGAAACAGTTTTTCTCAAATCTTATTGTAATCGAGAACGATACAATCGTAGTTGCAGATAAATATTTTGAACAAAAAGCCAAAACTGTAAAAATATCTTACTTTTTCGGTGATGATGACTATGAAAAAGATTTAATGAAAAATTTCAATTTTGTAGAAAAACTCAATCCCCATCTCCAACTTGGATATTACTACTTTTTAGATTATGAAGATGAACTCAAAGAGAAATTTGTAAGCAGTTATGAGTTTGATGAGTACGATGATATGATTATGGAATCAGAGATTCTCATTAGTGCTTCTCCTCAGGCAGTTGTAGAATCTTTGGCAGCCGGTGGTAAGCCTATCTATATACAAAGAGCAGATTATCCGGAAGATTTTAATAAAAAGTTTGAAGAGTTAAATATTCCGATAATACACAATTTTGATCAAAACCTGTTACAAGAGACATTAAATCACATAAATGAGATAAAATATGGTAAAATCCCCTCCGATTGCAATAAGTTTGTGTCATTTATAAAAGAAAACTTAATTTTATAAATAATTAAAACTTATTTGGTATATAATAAGAATTGAAAATTCACAAGAAAGTGAGCGAAATATGAAAGATAGTAGCCGTAGAGGTTTTATGGGAAAAGCATTCGGTGCTGTAGCGGGTGTAGGGGCCGTTGCTTCACTTTATGCGATGAAAAAAAGTTGGGATATGCTTCCAAGTGTAAAAGCGGCGGGTTTTACAACATTGGATATGTCGGCATATAAAGAAAATGAATTAGTTACTGAAAAATGGCGTGGAAAACCTATCTTTGTTCTTAAGTATACGCCTGAGATGATGGGAAAATTAACTGAAAAGCAAAAGGCACGTACTGTTTTTATTAACGGTGAAGGGTATTTAGTAAATCTTGGACTTTGTACACACCTTGGTTGTATTCCTGGTTACAATTCTGATACTCAATCATTCTTATGTGCTTGTCACGGTGGTACATATGATTTTGCTGGTGATGTTACAAAAGCACCGCCACCGCGTGGACTCGATATTCCTCCATTTAAAATAGATGGGAATAAACTTGTTCTTGGTGAAGAGGGACCAGAGTATAAAAATATGAAAGCAACTGGCGTTACGCTTTAATTAAGGGGAGAAAATGGCACATTTTGAAAAAGCAACAAGCCTTCATGATTGGATGAACCAACGTTTAGCAGTTGATACAGTTCGCCGTGTTATGGCTAAAGAGTATTGGATCCCTAAAAATATCAACTTTTTATGGGCAATGGGGATGATTTTAGCAGTAACATTCGGTTTACTGTTAGTATCTGGTATCTTCTTATTAATGTATTATCAACCAAATGTAGCAACTGCATTTGACAGTGTTAACTACACTATTATGAAAGAGGTTGAATTCGGTTGGTTATGGAGACATATTCACGGTGTTGCAGCATCTGTAGTATTCCTTATTATATATATTCATATGTTCACAGGAATTTATTACGGTTCATATAAAAAGGGACGTGAGATGATCTGGATCTCAGGTATGCTTCTGTTTGTAACTTTCTCAGCTGAAGCGTTTTCTGGTTATATGCTTCCATGGGGACAAATGTCTTACTGGGCTGGTATGGTTATTACAAACCTTTTTGCTGGTGGTTCATTACATGCTGACGGTTTAGTTGAGTGGATTCGTGGGGATTACGTTCCGGCTCAAGCTTTCTTAAACCGTTTCTTTATGCTGCATGTACTTTTATTACCGTTAGCAATTTTAGGTCTTATCGGACTTCACTTTGCTGCACTTCGTATCCCTCACGTTAACAATCAAGATGGTGAAGAGATCGATTTTGAAGCTGAAGCTGCAAAATATAAAGCAGGAAACAAAAAAGAGTCTAAAGTTATCGCATTCGCTAACGACTTTATGTCTAAAGATATGATGGTAGTTGGAATCTATTTAGTATTCTTTTTCTATTTAGTGTTTTTCCATTATGACTTTGCAATGGACCCGGTTAACTTTGACCCTGCAGATGGATTAAAGACTCCTGCACATATTTACCCTGAGTGGTATTTTTTATGGTCATATGAGATCTTACGTCCGTTCCCTGCTGATCCAGGTTTAGTTGCATTCGGATTTGCTCAAGTAATTTTCTTTGCTTTACCGTTCTTAGACAGAAGTCCAAATGCTGTTCCGGCTGCTCGCCGCGGTGCATTTAAATACTGGTTCTGGTTAATGCTTGTAGATATGATTGTGCTTACTGGTATGGGTAAATTACCGCCTGAAGGTATTTTCAGTACTATCGGTTTAGTTGCTGCTATCGTCTTTATTTTATTATGGATAGCTTTACCGTTCATTACAAAAAAAGAGAAAGCGTTATAGGAGTATATGATGAAAGAATTTAAAATATTAGCAGTTGTAGTATTCTTTACTCTTGTAACTTACTACTTAGTTGAACCGTTTGCACACTCGCAAATGCATAAACATATTGAGAGTGAAGGTTTTGAATATAAAGACCTTCCGGAACTTACAAAAAAAGGTGACGCTGCTCGCGGGCAAGAGCTTGTAATGGGTGCGGGAGCTTGTCTTGGTTGTCACTCTATGGAAGTTGCAGGTATGCCTGCACCAATGGACCCTGTAACAGCTGCACAAAGTTACGGTGTAAACCCACCGGATCTTTCAAATGCAGGTGCTGTATATGATGAGAAGTTCTTAGCAGCTCTTATTCAAAACCCTGCACACGCTTTAATGGTTGAACATAAATTTGATGCCGAAAAAGGTCAAATGCATCCAATGGTGCCTTTCTATGGAGCTGGTGGAGATCTTGATCAAGAAGTAGCTGATATGGTTACTTACCTAAAATCAGTTGCAGTGAAAAAAGAGGAACTTACATCTGAGCAAGCATTTGAATTAGCATGTGGTAGATGTCATGCTGACCATTATGCTGGTTGGACACAAATCGGTAAGACACCAACATTCAAAAAAGAGCAAGATGAGTTAAAATTTAAAACACAGGTACTTGATTATCAAGACAGTTTAAAAGCATATATGGGTAAATTACCACCGGATTTAAGTATCTATATCCGTTCTCGTGGTGCTCATTACATTGAAACATTTGTGGAAAATCCACAAAACTATCTGAAAGGTACTGCAATGCCACGTGTTGGTGTAAACGAACATGCAATGGAAAAAGTTGTTGAGTATCTTGAAGATTCTGGTGATGCAAAACGCCATGAGAGAGAGAACGTTGGTAAGTATGTAATGATCTTTATCGTTATATTTGCACTATTTGCTTTCTTATGGAAAAAACAAATCTGGAGAGATTTACATTAATTTAATAGCAAAATGAGCTAAGCTCATCTTGCTTCGCTAGGACCGCTCTGGTCACTAAAGCTTGCCCCTTATGGGGCAGAATTTTCTTCTTAATCATTCTTTTTAAAGTTTATCACTGTTTACTTCTACAAAGTTTCCTTTTGCTATAATGCGCGCATGAGATTTAGAGATCTAAAAAAACAGAAAAAAAATCAGCAAGATACACAAAAGAAAAAAGTATTAAAGTATGCCTCTTATCCAGATCGCATAAAAGCATTTGTAGTTGATATGTTTATGATCTATACCCCGATTTTATATTTTATAGCTTATGTTGTAATGGGCTCAAAAGAGGAGTTTCAAGCTTCTCAGTTGGCACCCCTTATAGCAGTTTCAATCTATGGTGTGATCTATGCAGTACTGATTGCAAAATTTGGACAAACACCGGGAAAGAAAGCGTATATGATCAAAATCGTTGATGATAAAACAATGAAAAACATCTCTTTTTTCAGAGCAATTTGCAGATTTATTATGTTTTTATTCTCTACAACAATTCTTTTAGGATTATTAACTCCGTTTTATAGAAGAGATAAAAAAGCACTGCATGATATAGTGTGTGGTACAATCGAAATAGAAACAAAAGAGATGAATGCTTTATAATAAGTGTTATAAGAAAATAAACTAAAAGATTATAGAAATTTTTATCAATTATAGGAATATAAATGCTAGTAGATAGCTATGACAGAGTAGTGGATTATATCCGTGTATCGGTCACGGAGAGATGTAATTTCAGATGTAACTACTGTATGCCTGAAAAACCTTTTTCATGGGTACCAAAAGAAAACCTTTTAACATTTGAAGAACTTTTTGAATTTTTGAAAGTGGCAATGGATGAGGGTGTAAAAAAGATCCGTATCACCGGTGGGGAACCTTTACTTCGTGAAGACCTGGATAAATTCATTAAAATGATTTATGACTATAAGCCAGATATTGATCTTGCAATGACAACAAATGCTTTTTTACTCAAAGGTGCTGCGCAAAAGTTAAAAGATGCGGGACTCAAGCGTATCAACGTAAGTATCGATTCTCTTAAACCTGAAGTAGCACAAGAGATCGCACAAAAAGATGTACTTAAAAATGTGCTTGAGGGTGTTGATGAAGCTTTAAAAGTAGGACTAAAAGTAAAAGTAAACATGGTACCTATGAAAGGGATCAACTCAGATGAGATTGTAGATCTTTTAGAGTACTGTAGAGATCGTGGTATGACAATCCGTTTTATCGAATATATGGAAAATAAACATGCCGATGAAAAAATAGAAGGTCTGAAATCGGATGAACTTTTAAATATCATTGCTCAAAAATATAGCTTCAAAGATGAAGGGTTTGACGGACATTCACCGTCACACTATTACACTTTGGAAGATGGGTATAAATTTGGTATCATTGAACCATACGAAGATGATTTCTGTAAACAGTGTAACCGTATCCGTCTGACTGCGGAAGGACATCTTATACCATGTTTATATTTTGATGAAGCGATGAGTATTGCAGAGTTTGTAAAACGTGGGGATGTTAAAGGTGCTGCATTGGTACTGAAAGAGGTTGTGAAAAACAAACCTGAAAAAAATCGCTGGGGTGGAGAAGATGACGAGGTCTCAACACGTGCTTTTTATGAGACTGGTGGATGATTAAAGGGGTACAATGCTCTATTTAGTTGAACATTTTTATTCAATACAGGGGGAAGGGCGTTATGTAGGAAGCCCAAGCCTTTTCTTCCGTTTTGGCGGATGCAATATGAAATGTGAAGGCTTTGGATGTAAAGAGAAAGCACAAGACGGTACAGAAGTTCTTGGATGTGATACCGTGTATGCCGTAAACAAAGAACACTTTTCCCACGCATGGATTGAAATAAATTCTGTTGAACAACTATTAAATATTCTTGAGCTATATGAGTTGCCAGAAGGTGTAGATGTAGTATTGACCGGAGGCGAGCCTTTGATCTATGCAAACGATCCTCTTTTTGTATCTTTTTTAGAGAAACTGCGTGAAAACAACCATAGAATCACGTTTGAGACTAACGGTACCATAGCGATAGATTTTGAAAAATATCCTGTCTATAAAGAGTGTGTTTTTGCACTCTCTGTAAAGTTAGAGAATTCAGGGGAATCACTAGCTAAAAGATTACGTGGCGGTGTAATAAATTCAATTGCTACTCATGCAAAAGATGCTTTTTTTAAATTCTCAATTGACGAAGATTCGATCAATATGGCACTAGATGATGAGATTGAACAAATTACAGAGCATGCCCCTTTTATAGACGTTTATTGTA
This is a stretch of genomic DNA from Sulfurimonas sp. C5. It encodes these proteins:
- the petA gene encoding ubiquinol-cytochrome c reductase iron-sulfur subunit, yielding MKDSSRRGFMGKAFGAVAGVGAVASLYAMKKSWDMLPSVKAAGFTTLDMSAYKENELVTEKWRGKPIFVLKYTPEMMGKLTEKQKARTVFINGEGYLVNLGLCTHLGCIPGYNSDTQSFLCACHGGTYDFAGDVTKAPPPRGLDIPPFKIDGNKLVLGEEGPEYKNMKATGVTL
- a CDS encoding RDD family protein yields the protein MRFRDLKKQKKNQQDTQKKKVLKYASYPDRIKAFVVDMFMIYTPILYFIAYVVMGSKEEFQASQLAPLIAVSIYGVIYAVLIAKFGQTPGKKAYMIKIVDDKTMKNISFFRAICRFIMFLFSTTILLGLLTPFYRRDKKALHDIVCGTIEIETKEMNAL
- the moaA gene encoding GTP 3',8-cyclase MoaA; this translates as MLVDSYDRVVDYIRVSVTERCNFRCNYCMPEKPFSWVPKENLLTFEELFEFLKVAMDEGVKKIRITGGEPLLREDLDKFIKMIYDYKPDIDLAMTTNAFLLKGAAQKLKDAGLKRINVSIDSLKPEVAQEIAQKDVLKNVLEGVDEALKVGLKVKVNMVPMKGINSDEIVDLLEYCRDRGMTIRFIEYMENKHADEKIEGLKSDELLNIIAQKYSFKDEGFDGHSPSHYYTLEDGYKFGIIEPYEDDFCKQCNRIRLTAEGHLIPCLYFDEAMSIAEFVKRGDVKGAALVLKEVVKNKPEKNRWGGEDDEVSTRAFYETGG
- a CDS encoding c-type cytochrome, giving the protein MKEFKILAVVVFFTLVTYYLVEPFAHSQMHKHIESEGFEYKDLPELTKKGDAARGQELVMGAGACLGCHSMEVAGMPAPMDPVTAAQSYGVNPPDLSNAGAVYDEKFLAALIQNPAHALMVEHKFDAEKGQMHPMVPFYGAGGDLDQEVADMVTYLKSVAVKKEELTSEQAFELACGRCHADHYAGWTQIGKTPTFKKEQDELKFKTQVLDYQDSLKAYMGKLPPDLSIYIRSRGAHYIETFVENPQNYLKGTAMPRVGVNEHAMEKVVEYLEDSGDAKRHERENVGKYVMIFIVIFALFAFLWKKQIWRDLH
- a CDS encoding cytochrome bc complex cytochrome b subunit, encoding MAHFEKATSLHDWMNQRLAVDTVRRVMAKEYWIPKNINFLWAMGMILAVTFGLLLVSGIFLLMYYQPNVATAFDSVNYTIMKEVEFGWLWRHIHGVAASVVFLIIYIHMFTGIYYGSYKKGREMIWISGMLLFVTFSAEAFSGYMLPWGQMSYWAGMVITNLFAGGSLHADGLVEWIRGDYVPAQAFLNRFFMLHVLLLPLAILGLIGLHFAALRIPHVNNQDGEEIDFEAEAAKYKAGNKKESKVIAFANDFMSKDMMVVGIYLVFFFYLVFFHYDFAMDPVNFDPADGLKTPAHIYPEWYFLWSYEILRPFPADPGLVAFGFAQVIFFALPFLDRSPNAVPAARRGAFKYWFWLMLVDMIVLTGMGKLPPEGIFSTIGLVAAIVFILLWIALPFITKKEKAL
- a CDS encoding 7-carboxy-7-deazaguanine synthase QueE — encoded protein: MLYLVEHFYSIQGEGRYVGSPSLFFRFGGCNMKCEGFGCKEKAQDGTEVLGCDTVYAVNKEHFSHAWIEINSVEQLLNILELYELPEGVDVVLTGGEPLIYANDPLFVSFLEKLRENNHRITFETNGTIAIDFEKYPVYKECVFALSVKLENSGESLAKRLRGGVINSIATHAKDAFFKFSIDEDSINMALDDEIEQITEHAPFIDVYCMPLGGNKADVEKNTLALIEYCKNKGYNFSDRLHIRIWDENKGV